The Glycine soja cultivar W05 chromosome 4, ASM419377v2, whole genome shotgun sequence genomic sequence GCTGCTATGATGATTCATTCCTGTGAATGACTTTGGAAATGTTGTTTCTTAACAGAACCGAGGTTTGGTTTGATAGTTAATTATTCAAGTTGAGGAATAATTTGGAATTGTGATTGTGATGCTTTTGATGAACTCCATGCTTCCTTTGGTAGACTTTTATGGACTTTGTCTCGCCATAGCTACATTCTGAAGCTCCATTTGACACTCACCCCTTGTTGATGGCGCGCCCTACTCATCATGTCATTGACATCACGGGGAGTTCCCGACCTTCCACTTCGTCTTCTTCCACGCCCCATGATAGGCTTGCCAATGATGTGGATTTTGGTGCCTTGAATTCTAGGACTAGAAGGCGAGGGGATACTACGCGTAGTAGGCAGCATAGGAGTCCTTTGAATTCGGGTTTGTGGATATGTGTTGAGTTAGTGATCACAGTGAGCCAGATTGTTGCATCGGTTGTTGTTCTGTCTTTGTCAAAGCATGAGCACCCGCATGCCCCGTTGATTGCTTGGATTGTTGGGTATGCGTCCGGTTGTGTTGCTACCCTCCCTTTGCTATATTGGCGGTATTATCATAATCGTGGTGTTCGGGAGCAAGAGTCGTCTCAGGCCTCTCCGAGGAGTAATGATCCTTCAGGTACACTTCTTTCCGATTCAACGACCAATGGAGGGGAAGATGCTCCGGCATCTTCCAGAACTAGAAGCAATCAAGAGTCGTGGTTGATGAATGCAAGGTACTGAGTTGCTATTTTGTTAATTGGTTTTgcttaaattcaaatgttttgCCGTTTgctgttttgtttttgtctttgcaTAATGCTGAAAGGGATGAAAGCTATAGTGCCAAATGAACTATAAAGCTTAATGTTTGTTTGATTCTCCTTACTATTGTGGAAGATGGGTTTGTTTGAGAGCACAGGATTTGTTTAGAATTTGAACATTTTAGTCTGCAAGTTTTAGCTTTTAGCTCATAAGGGTTTTGATTTGGACATTATTTCCTTCTCTCATTGTTCTGTATGATCAAATATGTACGTTTGTTACAAAGTGTTTTTGATGGAATACTTTAACCATTTAATCAGCATTTCTTGTGCTGATCACATTTCATATGAATATGGTCTTCTTGGTGCTGATTTGCATTTCATCATGGTTTTTGTGCATTTGTAAATTTAGAAGTTGCATTTTCTTTTAGGGGTTGTATGGAGAGAGTATTATTGAAAACATGTGAtgtgatattaattaatattacaccCTAAAGAATTTACAAGACTTGGGAACCTTAAGGAAAGAGCTAAGGTTGTTTCTTGATTTTTGCTGTTTGAGAGATTCAGTTTTGAAAATTTAGCGTTCAATCATCAATTCCTATGACTTAATTTGGAAATAACTTATGAAGTTGCTAAGCTTGCCTGTACTTGTTTAACAGATTGAAGCTACTTGTGGAATACTTCAAAATTGCTGTAGATTGCTTTTTTGCTATATGGTTTGTTGTTGGAAATGTATGGATTTTTGGAGGACATTCATCTGCTGATCAAGCACCTAACTTATACAGGTATAGCCTCTCAGCAGCTCTTACATTTAGCATGTGTTTGGTAAAAcatttttcaagagaaataatttttcaaaaattctcTCATGAAGCTAGCAAAAATAACCAATTGTTTATCCAAACCAAGTTGaacaaaatacacaaataatcttctgattttttaGAGCTTCCAGATTTTATCTGCTTCCTTTTGCTTGGCAGGTTATGTGTAGTGTTTCTTACTTTTAGCTGCATCGGTTATGCTATGCCCTTCATTCTCTGTGCAACAATTTGCTGCTGCCTGCCTTGTATAATTTCCATCCTTGGAGTTAGAGAGGATATGGCACAAACCCGAGGTGCATCCTCTGAATCAATTAATGCTCTGCCGACTTATAAGttcaaaatgaagagaaataaaagcaAAGGGGAAAGCAACTCAGCTGTTGGTGAAGGTGGAGTTGTGGCTGCAGGAACTGAAAAGGAACGTATGATCTCTGGAGAAGATGCAGTAAGTACAACCTGATCTTTATTTATTCTGGATGCTTAAGTAAAACTTTATAACACCCTAGCATTATTTCA encodes the following:
- the LOC114409009 gene encoding E3 ubiquitin-protein ligase At1g12760-like; protein product: MARPTHHVIDITGSSRPSTSSSSTPHDRLANDVDFGALNSRTRRRGDTTRSRQHRSPLNSGLWICVELVITVSQIVASVVVLSLSKHEHPHAPLIAWIVGYASGCVATLPLLYWRYYHNRGVREQESSQASPRSNDPSGTLLSDSTTNGGEDAPASSRTRSNQESWLMNARLKLLVEYFKIAVDCFFAIWFVVGNVWIFGGHSSADQAPNLYRLCVVFLTFSCIGYAMPFILCATICCCLPCIISILGVREDMAQTRGASSESINALPTYKFKMKRNKSKGESNSAVGEGGVVAAGTEKERMISGEDAACCICLAKYENNDELRELPCSHLFHKDCVDKWLKINALCPLCKSEVSENVRGSVSGVDANQHEGESRVENGLTNTSS